One genomic segment of Dysosmobacter sp. Marseille-Q4140 includes these proteins:
- a CDS encoding type I restriction-modification system subunit M, which translates to MSDNKREQERAELHNTIWALANELRGSVDGWDFKQYVLGMLFYRYISENLTTYLNKGEWDAGNTDFDYAKISDEEALSIRDDMVQEKGFFILPSELFENLLNRIKKADKDAKDQAEKDGKEVEVADLDENLNEILQTTFKNIEASAIGSASEENFKGLFDDIDVNSNKLGPTVIKRNKRLKKLITVIGDMNLGNYQDNSIDAFGDTYEYLMGMYASNAGKSGGEFFTPQEVSELLTKISLLDNNGKMKTEVNKVYDPAVGSGSLLLKFAKILGKDNVRNGFFGQEINITTYNLCRINMFLHDIGYDKFSIEHGDTLTDPKHWDEEPFEAIVSNPPYSIKWEGSDNGTLINDPRFSPAGVLAPKSKADFAFIMHCLHWLATDGTAAIVCFPGIMYRGGAEQKIRKYLIDNNYIECVIQLPDNLFYGTSIATCIMVLKKSKVDNQTLFIDASKEFIKSTNSNKLGDGTSSNEPNNIQNILNAYINRKTEKHFTALVKKEDIENADYNLSVSTYVESEDTREVIDIAVLNEQISQIVQRENTLRAEIDAIIAEIEEA; encoded by the coding sequence ATGAGTGATAATAAAAGAGAACAAGAGAGAGCAGAACTTCACAATACAATTTGGGCACTTGCTAATGAACTTAGAGGCAGCGTTGATGGTTGGGATTTCAAGCAATATGTTTTAGGTATGCTATTTTATAGATACATATCTGAAAACCTTACAACTTATCTCAACAAGGGTGAATGGGATGCAGGAAATACTGATTTTGATTATGCCAAAATCAGCGATGAAGAGGCTTTAAGTATTAGAGATGATATGGTACAAGAAAAAGGCTTCTTTATTTTACCCAGCGAATTGTTCGAGAATTTATTAAACAGAATCAAAAAAGCAGATAAAGATGCAAAGGATCAAGCAGAAAAAGATGGTAAAGAAGTAGAAGTTGCCGATTTGGATGAGAACTTAAATGAAATATTGCAAACAACCTTTAAAAATATTGAAGCCTCTGCTATTGGTAGTGCGAGCGAAGAAAACTTTAAAGGTTTGTTTGACGATATAGATGTAAATAGCAATAAGCTTGGGCCAACAGTTATTAAGAGAAACAAGAGGCTTAAAAAATTAATTACCGTTATCGGAGATATGAATCTTGGTAATTATCAAGATAATTCAATCGATGCTTTTGGGGACACCTATGAGTATCTAATGGGAATGTATGCTTCTAATGCTGGCAAAAGCGGCGGCGAATTTTTCACCCCACAAGAGGTATCTGAGCTTCTGACAAAAATCTCACTTCTTGATAATAACGGTAAAATGAAAACAGAAGTAAACAAAGTATACGACCCGGCTGTGGGAAGCGGCTCGTTACTTTTGAAGTTTGCAAAAATTCTCGGTAAAGACAATGTTCGCAATGGATTTTTCGGTCAGGAAATCAACATTACAACTTATAATCTTTGTCGTATCAATATGTTCCTGCACGACATAGGTTACGATAAATTCAGCATTGAACACGGCGACACTTTGACTGATCCTAAACATTGGGATGAAGAACCGTTTGAAGCCATCGTTTCAAATCCACCCTACTCTATCAAATGGGAAGGGTCTGACAACGGAACACTGATAAACGATCCCCGGTTTTCTCCTGCCGGTGTATTGGCTCCTAAATCAAAAGCGGACTTTGCTTTTATTATGCATTGTCTGCATTGGCTTGCTACAGATGGAACAGCGGCTATTGTTTGCTTTCCCGGTATTATGTATCGTGGTGGTGCAGAACAGAAAATCAGAAAATATCTGATCGATAACAACTATATCGAATGTGTTATTCAGTTGCCTGATAATCTCTTTTACGGAACAAGTATTGCAACTTGCATTATGGTTCTTAAAAAATCAAAAGTTGACAACCAAACTTTGTTTATTGATGCCTCAAAGGAATTTATCAAATCTACCAACAGCAATAAATTGGGGGATGGAACATCAAGCAACGAGCCTAATAATATTCAGAATATATTAAACGCTTATATCAACCGAAAGACTGAAAAGCATTTTACTGCTCTTGTGAAAAAGGAAGATATTGAAAATGCAGATTACAATCTTTCGGTATCAACTTATGTAGAAAGCGAAGATACAAGAGAAGTTATCGACATAGCTGTCCTCAATGAGCAAATATCTCAAATCGTTCAGCGTGAAAATACATTGCGTGCCGAAATCGATGCGATTATAGCTGAAATTGAGGAGGCGTAA
- a CDS encoding DNA primase, which translates to MNLFEVVKASINTREAAQAYGIDVNHHGMALCPFHNDRHPSLYVSDDHYHCFACGEHGDAIDLTAKLFDLRLYDAARKLAADFHLAPDKPLPEAIRRKKKHKTKAQQLRENEQLCFSVLNEYRRRLLDWEKRYAPQAPEDVLDERFVEACHRLPWAEYQLDILLQGDSYERGEVVSELTAGGFIRKLQTCLREERYHEQPCLDR; encoded by the coding sequence ATGAATCTGTTTGAAGTGGTGAAAGCCAGTATCAACACACGGGAAGCAGCGCAGGCGTATGGAATCGACGTCAACCACCATGGCATGGCGCTGTGCCCGTTCCACAACGACCGTCATCCGAGCCTGTATGTATCGGATGACCACTACCACTGTTTCGCCTGCGGAGAACACGGGGATGCAATCGACCTGACCGCAAAACTGTTTGACCTTCGGTTGTATGATGCGGCCCGAAAACTGGCGGCGGACTTTCACCTTGCGCCGGACAAGCCTTTGCCGGAAGCCATTCGCCGGAAAAAGAAACACAAAACCAAAGCACAGCAGCTTCGTGAGAACGAGCAGCTGTGCTTTTCTGTTTTGAACGAGTATCGGAGGCGGCTTCTGGATTGGGAAAAACGGTATGCGCCGCAAGCGCCGGAAGATGTGTTGGACGAGCGGTTTGTGGAAGCCTGCCACCGGCTGCCCTGGGCAGAGTATCAGCTGGACATCCTGCTGCAAGGCGATTCCTATGAACGAGGCGAAGTTGTGAGTGAACTAACGGCAGGCGGATTTATCCGCAAATTACAGACCTGCCTGAGAGAGGAGCGATACCATGAACAACCCTGTTTGGATCGATGA
- a CDS encoding DNA primase: MNNPVWIDDKGKIVEPEYCRDFLTRYPMRCINERFYTVDGPLPDESKLKRTIYEEISPWLHAKVAQTVEQVVKALKLAAYTDPLPLQCDRIHVANGTYFLDGTFTEEKEYCNNRLSVPYRADAPAPEQWLHFLSELLEPEDIPALQEYLGYCLIPSTKGQKMLMLIGKGGEGKSRIGVVMNAIFGLNMNTTSIQKVENNRFARADLEGKLLMVDDDLDMNALTKTNYVKSIVTAELRMDLERKKEQSYQGQLYARFLCFGNGALTALHDRSDGFFRRQIILTTKDKPTDRFDDPFLAEKLIAEKEGIFLWMLEGLRRLIVNHYHFTISQRAKDNITSAVRDANNILDFLDSEGYVSFKADYEASTKNLYAAYKRWCEDNAENPLSPKSFANQLSQNAERYNLEPVNNLHIGGGKRCRGYMGIYVLLSPVELQ, from the coding sequence ATGAACAACCCTGTTTGGATCGATGATAAGGGGAAAATCGTTGAGCCGGAATACTGCCGGGATTTTCTTACCCGGTATCCCATGCGCTGCATCAATGAACGCTTTTATACTGTGGATGGACCGTTGCCGGATGAGAGCAAATTGAAGCGGACGATTTATGAGGAAATCTCGCCCTGGCTTCATGCCAAGGTCGCACAGACGGTGGAGCAGGTGGTCAAGGCGTTGAAGCTGGCGGCATACACAGACCCGTTGCCCCTGCAATGTGACCGTATCCATGTGGCGAACGGCACTTATTTTCTGGACGGTACATTCACAGAGGAAAAAGAATACTGCAACAACCGCTTGTCGGTGCCTTATCGGGCAGATGCTCCCGCACCGGAACAATGGCTGCATTTCCTTTCGGAACTGTTGGAACCGGAGGACATTCCCGCCTTGCAGGAGTATCTGGGCTACTGCCTGATTCCGTCCACCAAAGGTCAGAAAATGCTCATGCTGATCGGCAAAGGCGGCGAGGGCAAAAGCCGGATCGGTGTGGTGATGAACGCCATTTTCGGGCTAAACATGAACACCACTTCTATCCAGAAGGTAGAAAACAACCGTTTCGCCAGAGCAGACCTGGAGGGCAAGTTGCTGATGGTGGACGATGATCTGGATATGAATGCCTTGACCAAAACCAACTATGTAAAATCCATTGTGACAGCAGAACTGCGAATGGATTTGGAACGGAAGAAAGAGCAGAGCTATCAGGGGCAGCTGTATGCGCGTTTCCTCTGCTTCGGCAACGGGGCATTGACTGCACTTCATGACCGTAGCGACGGTTTCTTTCGCCGCCAGATCATTCTGACCACCAAAGATAAGCCTACGGATCGGTTCGATGATCCGTTTCTTGCCGAGAAACTGATTGCCGAAAAAGAGGGGATTTTTCTCTGGATGCTGGAGGGATTGCGGAGGCTGATCGTCAATCACTACCACTTCACCATCAGTCAGAGAGCCAAGGACAATATCACTTCCGCTGTTCGGGATGCTAATAACATTCTGGACTTTCTCGATTCTGAGGGTTATGTGTCATTCAAGGCCGATTATGAAGCCAGCACCAAAAATCTGTATGCAGCCTATAAGCGGTGGTGTGAGGACAACGCAGAAAACCCACTGTCCCCAAAGAGCTTCGCAAATCAGCTCAGCCAAAATGCAGAACGCTACAATTTAGAGCCGGTCAATAATCTGCACATCGGCGGTGGGAAGCGATGCCGAGGATATATGGGCATTTATGTTCTGCTCTCACCTGTGGAATTGCAATGA
- a CDS encoding LLM class flavin-dependent oxidoreductase, whose product MKSNLRNEIKSYIVRSGYTMQKVVDLLSEDYGWSDSVSNLSNKLQRESLRYVEAVQLADALGYDLVWQKRRDE is encoded by the coding sequence ATGAAATCCAATTTAAGAAATGAAATTAAGTCGTACATCGTGCGTTCCGGCTACACGATGCAGAAAGTCGTTGACCTGCTTTCTGAGGATTACGGCTGGAGCGACAGCGTTTCCAACCTGTCCAACAAGCTCCAGCGGGAGTCTCTGCGGTATGTGGAGGCGGTACAGCTTGCCGACGCCCTTGGTTATGATCTCGTATGGCAAAAGCGGAGGGACGAATGA
- a CDS encoding plasmid recombination protein: MARNDGIDRTFARNQDLPTLDDVAKVQEHNEREKDSYSNQDIDTSQTYRNIHFKAPTDSYAAMFDQMIADGVISTRGLKADAVKYGELIFDVNSAYFHNHGGYEYAKQFYTDAYKAAVEIVGGEQYILSAVMHADERNRAMSEALGQDVYHYHLHVVYVPVVEKQILWSKRCKDKSLVGTVKETIMQVSRSKKWESKVALDEQGNPLLTSKGKKVLRTSYSVLQDDFFNYMKAAGYTDVERGERGSTEEHLTVTQFKVAQEQQRLEDVTAQIAQTEQALDTAQAAVEKKHKELQSLQKQAKEQRTAALTVQEIRSMGKKTITGNITLTPSECNTLKDYAANGILAKAENSRLEEKLQQAQKSVAVWKQRYELLKEQARPYLEAVKLAPEKVRAFLDAILTRTRQTKQHDQSSRRKSQDMEL; this comes from the coding sequence ATGGCAAGAAACGACGGAATCGACCGCACCTTTGCCCGTAACCAGGACTTGCCCACCCTCGATGATGTGGCGAAGGTGCAGGAGCATAACGAACGAGAAAAAGACAGCTACTCCAACCAGGATATTGATACCTCCCAGACCTACCGGAATATCCACTTCAAAGCTCCTACCGACAGCTATGCCGCTATGTTCGATCAGATGATTGCCGATGGCGTCATCTCCACCCGTGGCCTGAAAGCCGATGCGGTGAAATACGGGGAACTGATTTTTGATGTGAACTCCGCTTACTTTCACAATCACGGCGGATATGAATATGCCAAGCAATTCTACACCGACGCATACAAAGCTGCCGTAGAGATCGTGGGCGGTGAGCAGTATATCCTCTCTGCCGTCATGCACGCCGATGAGCGCAACCGAGCCATGTCGGAAGCTCTGGGGCAGGATGTGTATCACTACCACCTTCATGTGGTCTATGTCCCGGTGGTGGAAAAACAGATTCTCTGGTCGAAGCGGTGCAAGGATAAGTCCCTTGTAGGTACAGTCAAGGAGACCATTATGCAGGTCAGCCGCAGTAAAAAGTGGGAATCCAAAGTTGCTCTGGATGAACAGGGCAATCCGCTTCTGACCTCCAAGGGCAAGAAAGTTCTGCGGACATCGTACAGTGTCCTGCAAGACGATTTCTTCAACTATATGAAAGCTGCCGGATATACCGATGTGGAGCGTGGAGAGCGTGGCAGCACTGAAGAACATCTGACTGTGACCCAGTTCAAGGTGGCACAGGAGCAGCAGCGGCTGGAAGATGTGACCGCCCAAATCGCTCAGACAGAACAGGCGCTGGACACCGCACAGGCTGCCGTTGAGAAAAAGCACAAGGAGCTGCAATCCCTGCAAAAGCAGGCCAAAGAACAGCGTACTGCCGCCCTGACGGTACAGGAAATCCGCTCCATGGGGAAAAAGACGATCACCGGCAACATCACTCTGACCCCATCCGAGTGTAACACGCTCAAGGATTATGCGGCCAATGGGATTCTTGCCAAGGCGGAAAACAGCCGTTTGGAGGAAAAACTGCAACAAGCGCAAAAGAGCGTCGCTGTCTGGAAACAGCGATATGAATTACTGAAAGAACAGGCACGGCCTTATCTGGAAGCTGTCAAGCTCGCACCCGAAAAGGTGCGGGCTTTTCTTGACGCCATTTTGACACGAACTCGGCAAACAAAGCAACACGATCAATCTTCCCGCCGCAAATCGCAAGATATGGAGCTTTAA